The Podarcis raffonei isolate rPodRaf1 chromosome 2, rPodRaf1.pri, whole genome shotgun sequence genome window below encodes:
- the CALCOCO1 gene encoding calcium-binding and coiled-coil domain-containing protein 1 isoform X1: MEEVQSQPGVAFLNVTSSYVPHTKVECHYSLPPGMKPSARDWIGIFKVESSSVRDYYTFVWCTVPDGGTSAGALLHCNVQFQASYLPKPGPQQYQFRYVDRRGEVRGQSSPFQFSEPRPMDELVTLEEASDDGGGTDMLLVVPKAALLETQLEESRQEQGALLQESCRLKDEVQELRSRVAELEAVLGTLRDEHTKLAAQYKELSNSFAEVSEQRDTLSLQEAEHVARIRELEGDIQAMGEKMLQRETELDRMKDTVKSLLREQEQIHNQLKEENAEKEQYQVKLQASEEESRSLASDLQEAKTLHGEKVSQTLGLQEDISKLQQKLTAANRRTVQMESLCEQLRSTQDILAASQQKVALLGEELASVASIRDRTISDLHKSRLEAAEINIKLADMTLKWKEGKGQWWKEKATLLQSMEAEKDKILKLSAEVLRLEKSLQEERAQRQVLRLELAQERDSSLVQVSESRRELRELRAALQVAQKEKEQLQAEKQELLVYIRRLEERLEKVADEKWSESILCDEEEAAPETPGSLDSPLSDSEDECPEDMRLPAQLGSYSLCDNRAATTTPPCARGPAHTVVISQPAPIANQIKQPPEDSSSDSEAEDEKAVLMAAAQSGGEETNLLLPELGSGFYEVASGLTGRQMSEPGACGMGVSPLDLPSPAHWKECPICHERFPPESDKETLDTHVDGHFFFSTHDPFTFE; encoded by the exons GTGGAGTCCTCTTCAGTGCGTGATTATTATACCTTTGTGTGGTGCACAGTTCCAGATGGAGGAACTTCTGCAGGAGCCCTTCTTCACTGTAACGTTCAATTCCAAG CCAGCTACCTGCCCAAGCCAGGCCCCCAGCAGTACCAGTTCCGCTATGTGGATCGCCGTGGGGAGGTGCGTGGTCAAAGCTCCCCTTTCCAGTTCAGCGAGCCGCGGCCCATGGATGAGCTTGTCACTCTGGAGGAGGCGAGCGATGACGGTGGGGGCACCGACATGTTGCTGGTGGTTCCCAAGGCCGCCCTGCTAGAG ACACAGTTGGAAGAGAGCCGGCAGGAGCAAGGAGCCCTGCTGCAGGAGTCGTGCCGCCTGAAGGATGAGGTTCAAGAGCTGAGAAGCCGTGTGGCGGAGCTGGAAGCAGTCCTGGGCACGCTTCGGGATGAACACACCAAGCTGGCTGCACAGTACAAG GAATTATCGAATTCTTTTGCGGAAGTATCCGAGCAGAGAGATACACTAAGCCTCCAAGAAGCTGAGCACGTGGCCCGAATCCGAGAGTTGGAGGGTGACATCCAGGCCATGGGTGAGAAGATGCTGCAAAGAGAGACGGAGTTAGACAG AATGAAAGATACTGTCAAGTCTCTGCTGCGTGAACAGGAGCAGATTCACAACCAGCTCAAAGAGGAGAATGCGGAGAAGGAGCAGTACCAG gTAAAGCTGCAGGCCTCAGAAGAGGAGAGCCGCAGCCTggcctctgatctgcaggaagcgAAGACCCTCCATGGGGAGAAGGTCTCacagactctggggctgcaggagGACATCAGCAAGTTGCAGCAGAAGCTGACGGCTGCTAATCGCCGCACC GTGCAGATGGAGTCTCTGTGCGAACAGCTGCGCTCCACGCAGGACATTCTGGCTGCCAGCCAGCAGAAAGTGGCTCTCTTGGGGGAAGAGTTGGCCAGCGTGGCCTCCATCCGGGACCGCACCATCTCCGATCTGCACAAGAGCCGCCTGGAGGCAGCTGAGATCAACATCAAGCTGGCTGACATGACTCTCAAGTGGAAAGAGGGCAAAGGGCAGTGGTGGAAGGAGAAGGCCACACTGCTGCAGAGCATGGAG GCAGAGAAGGacaagatcctgaagctgagcgcCGAAGTGCTGCGCCTGGAGAAGAGCCTGCAAGAAGAGCGGGCACAGCGCCAGGTCTTGCGTTTGGAGTTGGCACAGGAACGTGACTCCAGTCTG GTGCAGGTCTCTGAGAGCCGCCGGGAGCTGCGAGAGCTGCGAGCTGCACTTCAGGTTGCCCAGAAGGAGAAAGAGCAGCTCCAAGCCGAAAAGCAG GAGCTGCTGGTATACATACGACGCCTTGAGGAGCGTCTGGAGAAAGTGGCCGACGAGAAATGGAGTGAATCTATTCTCTGCGATGAAGAGGAGGCTGCGCCAGAGACTCCTG GCTCCCTGGACTCGCCGCTGTCCGACTCTGAGGATGAGTGTCCTGAGGACATGCGCCTGCCTGCGCAGCTCGGGTCCTACAGTTTGTGTGACAACCGGGCAGCTACTACCACTCCGCCTTGTGCCCGGGGACCCGCACACACCGTGGTGATCAGCCAGCCGGCACCCATTGCCAATCAGATCAAGCAGCCGCCCGAGGATTCCAGTTCCGACTCG gAGGCTGAGGACGAAAAGGCAGTGCtgatggcagctgcccagagtggtggcGAAGAAACCAACCTGCTCCTTCCAGAGCTGGGCAGCGGCTTCTATGAAGTGGCCAG TGGCCTGACAGGGCGGCAGATGTCGGAGCCGGGGGCTTGCGGCATGGGGGTCTCTCCCTTAGACCTGCCCTCGCCGGCCCATTGGAAGGAATGCCCCATCTGCCACGAGCGCTTCCCACCCGAGAGTGACAAGGAAACGTTGGATACACATGTTGACGGGCACTTCTTTTTCAGCACCCATGACCCCTTCACCTTTGAGTAa
- the CALCOCO1 gene encoding calcium-binding and coiled-coil domain-containing protein 1 isoform X2, with product MEEVQSQPGVAFLNVTSSYVPHTKVECHYSLPPGMKPSARDWIGIFKVESSSVRDYYTFVWCTVPDGGTSAGALLHCNVQFQASYLPKPGPQQYQFRYVDRRGEVRGQSSPFQFSEPRPMDELVTLEEASDDGGGTDMLLVVPKAALLETQLEESRQEQGALLQESCRLKDEVQELRSRVAELEAVLGTLRDEHTKLAAQYKELSNSFAEVSEQRDTLSLQEAEHVARIRELEGDIQAMGEKMLQRETELDRMKDTVKSLLREQEQIHNQLKEENAEKEQYQVKLQASEEESRSLASDLQEAKTLHGEKVSQTLGLQEDISKLQQKLTAANRRTVQMESLCEQLRSTQDILAASQQKVALLGEELASVASIRDRTISDLHKSRLEAAEINIKLADMTLKWKEGKGQWWKEKATLLQSMEAEKDKILKLSAEVLRLEKSLQEERAQRQVLRLELAQERDSSLVQVSESRRELRELRAALQVAQKEKEQLQAEKQELLVYIRRLEERLEKVADEKWSESILCDEEEAAPETPGSLDSPLSDSEDECPEDMRLPAQLGSYSLCDNRAATTTPPCARGPAHTVVISQPAPIANQIKQPPEDSSSDSEAEDEKAVLMAAAQSGGEETNLLLPELGSGFYEVAR from the exons GTGGAGTCCTCTTCAGTGCGTGATTATTATACCTTTGTGTGGTGCACAGTTCCAGATGGAGGAACTTCTGCAGGAGCCCTTCTTCACTGTAACGTTCAATTCCAAG CCAGCTACCTGCCCAAGCCAGGCCCCCAGCAGTACCAGTTCCGCTATGTGGATCGCCGTGGGGAGGTGCGTGGTCAAAGCTCCCCTTTCCAGTTCAGCGAGCCGCGGCCCATGGATGAGCTTGTCACTCTGGAGGAGGCGAGCGATGACGGTGGGGGCACCGACATGTTGCTGGTGGTTCCCAAGGCCGCCCTGCTAGAG ACACAGTTGGAAGAGAGCCGGCAGGAGCAAGGAGCCCTGCTGCAGGAGTCGTGCCGCCTGAAGGATGAGGTTCAAGAGCTGAGAAGCCGTGTGGCGGAGCTGGAAGCAGTCCTGGGCACGCTTCGGGATGAACACACCAAGCTGGCTGCACAGTACAAG GAATTATCGAATTCTTTTGCGGAAGTATCCGAGCAGAGAGATACACTAAGCCTCCAAGAAGCTGAGCACGTGGCCCGAATCCGAGAGTTGGAGGGTGACATCCAGGCCATGGGTGAGAAGATGCTGCAAAGAGAGACGGAGTTAGACAG AATGAAAGATACTGTCAAGTCTCTGCTGCGTGAACAGGAGCAGATTCACAACCAGCTCAAAGAGGAGAATGCGGAGAAGGAGCAGTACCAG gTAAAGCTGCAGGCCTCAGAAGAGGAGAGCCGCAGCCTggcctctgatctgcaggaagcgAAGACCCTCCATGGGGAGAAGGTCTCacagactctggggctgcaggagGACATCAGCAAGTTGCAGCAGAAGCTGACGGCTGCTAATCGCCGCACC GTGCAGATGGAGTCTCTGTGCGAACAGCTGCGCTCCACGCAGGACATTCTGGCTGCCAGCCAGCAGAAAGTGGCTCTCTTGGGGGAAGAGTTGGCCAGCGTGGCCTCCATCCGGGACCGCACCATCTCCGATCTGCACAAGAGCCGCCTGGAGGCAGCTGAGATCAACATCAAGCTGGCTGACATGACTCTCAAGTGGAAAGAGGGCAAAGGGCAGTGGTGGAAGGAGAAGGCCACACTGCTGCAGAGCATGGAG GCAGAGAAGGacaagatcctgaagctgagcgcCGAAGTGCTGCGCCTGGAGAAGAGCCTGCAAGAAGAGCGGGCACAGCGCCAGGTCTTGCGTTTGGAGTTGGCACAGGAACGTGACTCCAGTCTG GTGCAGGTCTCTGAGAGCCGCCGGGAGCTGCGAGAGCTGCGAGCTGCACTTCAGGTTGCCCAGAAGGAGAAAGAGCAGCTCCAAGCCGAAAAGCAG GAGCTGCTGGTATACATACGACGCCTTGAGGAGCGTCTGGAGAAAGTGGCCGACGAGAAATGGAGTGAATCTATTCTCTGCGATGAAGAGGAGGCTGCGCCAGAGACTCCTG GCTCCCTGGACTCGCCGCTGTCCGACTCTGAGGATGAGTGTCCTGAGGACATGCGCCTGCCTGCGCAGCTCGGGTCCTACAGTTTGTGTGACAACCGGGCAGCTACTACCACTCCGCCTTGTGCCCGGGGACCCGCACACACCGTGGTGATCAGCCAGCCGGCACCCATTGCCAATCAGATCAAGCAGCCGCCCGAGGATTCCAGTTCCGACTCG gAGGCTGAGGACGAAAAGGCAGTGCtgatggcagctgcccagagtggtggcGAAGAAACCAACCTGCTCCTTCCAGAGCTGGGCAGCGGCTTCTATGAAGTGGCCAGGTAA